In Numenius arquata chromosome 20, bNumArq3.hap1.1, whole genome shotgun sequence, the following proteins share a genomic window:
- the PIK3CD gene encoding phosphatidylinositol 4,5-bisphosphate 3-kinase catalytic subunit delta isoform isoform X1 — protein MPPGIYCPMEFWSKGENQNIQVDFLLPTGIYLNLSVSCNASLGTIKQVVWKHAQYEPLYHMLSDPEAYVFTCINQTAEQQELEDEQRRLCDIQPFLPVLRLVAREGDRVKKVINSQISLLIGKGLHEFDSVQDPEVNDFRTKMCQFCEERAAKRQQLSWAAWMEYNFPLQLEPMAKGLGTGLLHTPTKNIFVNVKFQSGGESFTFQISPKEFPITLMSYAIKKQATVFRHETVENPEDYTLQVNGKCEYLYGNYPLYQFQYIRSCLHRGLTPHLTMVHCSTIIAMRDEQTNCIASPPKMAAKPPPLPKKKPNYGSLWSLEQPFYIELVQGSKVNADERMKLVVQAGLFHGNEMLCKTVSSSEVNVCSEPVWKQRLDFDINICDLPRMARLCFALYAVIEKAKKARSTKKKSKKADCPIAWVNVMLFDYKDQLKTGECCLHMWSSFPDEKGELLNPMGTVQCNPNTESAAALVICFPNVASHPVYYPSFEQLLELGRNGEQPRGALEDPEEQKLQLKEILERRSHTELYEHEKDLVWKMRYDIRDQYPQALAKLLIITKWNKHEDVAQMISLLQSWPELPVLNALELLDFSFPDRYVGSFAINSLKKLTDHELFQYLLQLVQVLKYESYLDCELTKFLLDRALSNRKIGHFLFWHLRSEMHVPAVALRFGLILEAYCRGSTHHMKVLMKQGEALNKMKALNDFVKASSQKATKPQTKEMMHVCMKQETYLEALSHLQSPLNPNIILAEVCVDQCTFMDSKMKPLWIVFNNEETGGGGVGIIFKNGDDLRQDMLTLQMIQLMDILWKQEGLDLRMTPYGCLSTGDKTGLIEVVMHSDTIANIQLNKSNMVATAAFNKDALLNWLKSKNPGDALEQAIEEFTLSCAGYCVATYVLGIGDRHSDNIMIRETGQLFHIDFGHFLGNFKTKFGINRERVPFILTYDFVHVIQQGKTNNNEKFERFRGYCEKAYMILRRHGLLFLHLFALMKAAGLPELSCSKDIQYLKDSLALGKTDEEALKHFRLKFNEALRESWKTKVNWLAHNVSKDNRQ, from the exons ATGCCCCCAGGCATTTACTGCCCTATGGAATTCTGGTCCAAGGGGGAAAATCAAAACATCCAGGTGGACTTTCTGCTGCCCACAGGCATATACTTAAACCTCTCGGTGTCCTGCAATGCCAGCTTGGGCACCATCAAGCAG GTGGTGTGGAAACATGCTCAGTATGAGCCACTGTACCATATGCTCAGTGATCCCGAAGCCTATGTCTTCACGTGCATCAACCAGACAGCAGAACAACAAGAGCTGGAGGATGAGCAACGGCGGCTTTGTGACATCCAGCCCTTCCTACCGGTACTGCGGCTCGTGGCTCGAGAAGGCGACAGAGTCAAGAAGGTGATTAACTCCCAGATCAGCCTGCTCATTGGAAAAG GTTTACATGAGTTTGACTCTGTGCAGGATCCAGAGGTGAATGATTTCCGCACCAAAATGTGCCAGTTCTGTGAGGAGAGAGCAGCAAAGCggcagcagctctcctgggcaGCTTGGATGGAGTACAACTTCCCCTTGCAGCTGGAGCCCATGGCCAAAGGCCTGGGGACTGGTCTTCTACATACCCCCACCAAGAACATTTTTGTCAACGTCAAGTTTCAGTCTGGCGGG GAGAGCTTCACTTTCCAGATCTCCCCAAAGGAGTTCCCCATCACATTAATGAGTTATGCTATCAAGAAGCAGGCTACTGTCTTCCGCCACGAGACAGTGGAGAACCCAGAGGACTACACCCTGCAGGTGAATGGGAAATGTGAATACCTTTATGGGAACTACCCCCTGTACCAGTTCCAG TACATTCGCAGCTGCCTGCACCGAGGCCTGACGCCCCACCTGACCATGGTACACTGCTCCACCATCATTGCTATGAGGGATGAGCAAACCAACTGTATTGCCAGCCCCCCGAAGATGGCTGCCAAGCCCCCCCCGCTCCCTAAGAAAAAG CCAAACTATGGTTCTCTCTGGTCCTTGGAGCAGCCTTTCTACATTGAGCTGGTGCAAGGCAGCAAGGTCAATGCAGATGAGAGAATGAAG CTGGTGGTGCAGGCAGGTCTCTTTCATGGCAATGAGATGCTGTGCAAGACAGTATCCAGCTCTGAAGTGAATGTATGCTCCGAGCCAGTGTGGAAGCAGAGGCTGGATTTTGATATTAACATCTGTGATCTTCCCCGTATGGCACGGCTCTGCTTTGCCCTCTATGCTGTCATCGAGAAGGCAAAGAAGGCACGTTCCACCAAGAAGAAGTCCAAGAAAGCT GACTGCCCCATCGCCTGGGTGAATGTCATGCTCTTCGACTACAAGGACCAGCTGAAAACAGGGGAGTGCTGCTTGCACATGTGGTCCTCCTTTCCAG ATGAGAAAGGGGAACTTCTGAACCCCATGGGCACAGTACAATGCAACCCCAACACAGAAAGTGCCGCAGCTTTGGTCATCTGCTTCCCCAACGTTGCATCGCATCCTGTGTATTATCCGTCATTTGAGCAG CTGCTGGAGTTGGGGAGGAATGGAGAACAACCCCGTGGTGCACTAGAAGATCCCGAGGAG CAGAAGCTGCAACTGAAGGAGATACTGGAGCGGAGGAGCCACACTGAACTATACGAGCATGAGAAAGACCTGGTGTGGAAGATGAGATATGATATCCGTGACCAATACCCACAAGCTTTGGCAAAGCTGCTTATCATCACCAAATGGAACAAGCATGAAGATGTTGCCCAG ATGATTTCCCTGCTTCAGAGCTGGCCGGAGTTGCCTGTCCTGAATGCTTTGGAGCTGCTGGATTTTAGCTTTCCCGACCGTTATGTTGGTTCCTTTGCTATCAACTCATTAAAAAAGCTGAC AGATCATGAATTGTTCCAGTACCTGCTACAGCTTGTCCAGGTGCTCAAGTATGAATCCTATTTAGACTGTGAATTAACCAAGTTCCTGCTGGACAGGGCGTTATCCAACCGCAAGATCGGCCACTTCCTCTTCTGGCATCTGAG GTCAGAGATGCATGTTCCTGCCGTTGCCTTGAGGTTTGGCCTGATCCTGGAAGCGTACTGCAGAGGCAGCACCCACCATATGAAAGTTTTGATGAAACAG GGAGAAGCACTCAACAAGATGAAAGCCCTGAATGACTTTGTTAAAGCGAGTTCTCAGAAGGCCACCAAGCCTCAAACCAAGGAGATGATGCATGTGTGCATGAAGCAGGAAACTTACCTTGAAGCACTTTCCCACCTCCAGTCCCCCCTGAACCCCAACATCATCCTCGCTGAAGTCTG TGTGGATCAATGCACCTTTATGGACTCCAAAATGAAACCTTTATGGATTGTGTTTAATAATGAAGAGACAGGTGGAGGAGGAGtgggtattatttttaaaaatggagatg ATCTTCGTCAGGACATGCTGACTCTGCAGATGATCCAGTTGATGGACATCCTGTGGAAGCAGGAGGGCCTGGACCTGAG GATGACCCCTTATGGCTGCCTCTCCACAGGAGACAAGACTGGGCTGATCGAGGTAGTCATGCATTCGGACACCATCGCCAACATCCAGCTGAACAAGAGCAACATGGTGGCCACCGCCGCCTTCAACAAGGACGCGCTGCTGAACTGGCTGAAATCCAAGAACCCCGG TGACGCATTAGAACAAGCTATAGAGGAGTTCACTCTGTCCTGTGCTGGGTACTGCGTGGCGACCTACGTGCTGGGGATAGGCGACCGGCACAGTGATAACATCATGATCCGGGAGACTGGCCAG CTGTTCCATATTGATTTTGGTCACTTTTTGGGGAACTTCAAGACTAAATTTGGTATTAATAGAGAGCGAGTTCCTTTCATCTTAACCTACGACTTTGTGCATGTCATCCAGCAAGGCAAAACTAACAACAATGAGAAGTTTGAAAG ATTCAGGGGTTATTGTGAAAAAGCCTATATGATCCTGAGGCGTCATGGTCTTCTCTTCCTGCACTTGTTTGCACTGATGAAAGCTGCTGGCCTGCCAGAACTCAGCTGCTCTAAAGACATTCAGTATCTAAAG GATTCCCTGGCTCTTGGGAAGACGGATGAGGAGGCACTGAAGCACTTCAGACTGAAGTTTAACGAAGCCCTGCGAGAGAGCTGGAAAACCAAAGTGAACTGGCTGGCACACAACGTATCCAAAGACAACAGACAGTAG